In a genomic window of Salegentibacter salegens:
- a CDS encoding formimidoylglutamase yields the protein MDLDFLSPLSEELLKEITGFGEHSLGNSVKKHTVAQGLPDLDGVQMAVVGIKENRLGDEIDFLDFEDVRKAFYSLFPGNWHINIADLGDIEKGETVEDTYFAVQTLVAKLVKKDVIPVLLGGSQDLVYAQYRAYDTLDQMVNLVNIDSRFDLGDAENPISNRSYVGKIVVNQPYNLFNYSNIGYQTYFNSQDEIELMERLFFDAYRLGEISNNFKLVEPVMRDANMVAIDLAAVSAPSSGSRDIASPNGFDGKEICALSRYAGISDKVSSFGIYEYDNLKFGNLGAMLMAQMLWYFAEGVNYRTNENTISAKKEFIKYQVPIDDEVLVFYKSPVSGRWWIEIPFLEHVDTKLKRSTLLPCSEDDYLEACNQVIPERWYKAKRKNEV from the coding sequence ATGGATTTAGATTTTCTGAGTCCCCTTTCTGAAGAATTGCTTAAGGAGATCACCGGTTTTGGTGAGCATTCCCTGGGAAATTCGGTTAAAAAGCATACTGTCGCTCAAGGCTTGCCAGATTTAGATGGTGTGCAAATGGCAGTGGTTGGGATTAAAGAAAACCGCCTTGGAGACGAGATAGATTTTCTTGATTTTGAAGATGTAAGAAAGGCTTTTTATAGTCTGTTTCCCGGAAACTGGCATATTAATATTGCCGATCTTGGCGATATAGAAAAAGGGGAGACGGTAGAAGATACTTATTTTGCGGTACAAACCTTGGTGGCAAAACTGGTAAAAAAAGACGTGATTCCGGTGTTATTAGGCGGTAGCCAGGATTTGGTTTACGCACAATACCGGGCTTACGATACCTTAGATCAAATGGTGAATCTTGTAAATATAGATAGTCGTTTTGATCTTGGAGATGCCGAAAACCCGATAAGTAACAGGTCTTATGTTGGTAAAATAGTGGTAAATCAGCCTTATAATTTATTCAATTATTCCAATATTGGGTATCAAACCTATTTTAATTCGCAAGATGAAATAGAATTGATGGAGCGCTTGTTCTTTGATGCTTATCGTTTAGGCGAGATTAGTAATAATTTTAAATTAGTTGAGCCGGTAATGCGGGATGCAAATATGGTGGCTATAGATTTGGCGGCGGTTAGTGCGCCTTCATCTGGTTCACGAGATATAGCTTCTCCTAACGGGTTTGATGGGAAAGAAATATGTGCGCTTTCGCGATATGCGGGGATTAGTGACAAAGTAAGCTCCTTCGGAATTTATGAATATGATAATTTAAAATTCGGAAATTTGGGAGCCATGTTAATGGCTCAAATGTTGTGGTATTTTGCAGAAGGCGTAAATTACCGTACTAATGAAAATACTATTTCGGCAAAAAAAGAGTTTATAAAGTATCAGGTTCCCATAGACGATGAGGTTTTAGTGTTCTATAAAAGTCCTGTAAGCGGGAGGTGGTGGATAGAAATTCCGTTTCTTGAACATGTAGATACTAAACTAAAAAGGAGTACGTTATTACCTTGCAGTGAGGACGATTACCTGGAGGCTTGTAATCAGGTAATTCCTGAAAGATGGTATAAAGCAAAAAGAAAAAACGAAGTTTAA
- the porL gene encoding type IX secretion system motor protein PorL/GldL produces MAKSNSTKRITNMVYGLGASVVILGALFKIMHWPFANPMLIAGLVVEAFVFAYSAFEPTDDDLDWSLVYPELAGGQGSGRSATVIEEDKETQGQLSKKLDEMLKEAKIDASLMSSLGESIRNFEGAAKGIAPTVDSMASQKKYSEELTTAATQMETLNNIYKAQVESASRQAEINQEVAENAGKLNQEMGSLAANLSSLNGVYGGMLTAMNGTRNGVPTN; encoded by the coding sequence ATGGCAAAATCGAATTCAACAAAGAGAATAACAAACATGGTGTACGGTTTAGGTGCATCAGTTGTAATATTAGGTGCGCTTTTTAAAATTATGCACTGGCCATTTGCAAACCCAATGCTTATTGCAGGTCTTGTAGTAGAGGCTTTTGTATTTGCATATTCTGCATTTGAACCTACAGATGATGACCTTGACTGGTCTTTAGTTTATCCTGAATTAGCCGGTGGACAGGGAAGTGGCCGTAGCGCTACGGTAATTGAGGAAGACAAAGAAACTCAGGGCCAACTTTCTAAGAAATTAGATGAAATGCTTAAGGAAGCTAAGATAGATGCGAGTTTAATGAGCAGCCTTGGAGAAAGCATTCGTAATTTTGAAGGAGCTGCAAAAGGGATCGCTCCAACCGTAGATTCAATGGCGTCTCAAAAGAAATACAGCGAAGAGCTTACTACAGCTGCTACGCAAATGGAAACATTAAACAATATTTATAAGGCTCAGGTAGAATCAGCCTCACGTCAGGCAGAAATCAACCAGGAGGTTGCAGAGAATGCCGGTAAATTAAATCAGGAAATGGGATCTCTTGCAGCTAACCTTTCTTCTTTAAACGGAGTTTATGGTGGTATGCTTACTGCTATGAATGGTACCCGCAACGGTGTGCCGACTAATTAG
- the porK gene encoding T9SS ring complex lipoprotein PorK/GldK produces MKKFISLIAVLALLSSCGRGDRGQLVGAKGEKWNPEKPLGMTLIPGGSFIMGKSDDDIAGQRNAPPKTVTVRSFYMDETEITNAEYRQFVNDVKDSIVRTELAIMAENMGEAEGSGGIGDYAFMDADEGDMTPYEEYMLNTYGQGGPSDTYENRRLNKDIDIIWDTEDYPDVYYAEVMDMMYIPMEEVYNGQRTIDVEKLKFTYTWMDVQGAAKKQGNRSEYIKREEIQIYPDTTVWIRDFNYSYNEPMHNDYFWHSAFDDYPVVGVTWKQARAFTQWRTLYHNYYRREKDEHNVPSYRLPTEGEWEYAARGGLEGATYPWGGPYAKNDRGCFMANFKPLRGDYAADQALYTVEAQSYDPNDYGLYNMAGNVAEWVDSSYDPASYEYMSSMNPTVNNPDDMRKVVRGGSWKDVAYFLQVSSRDYEYADSARSYIGFRTVQDYLGTDVTLNQPNR; encoded by the coding sequence ATGAAGAAATTTATTTCGCTAATAGCTGTTCTGGCCTTGCTTTCAAGCTGTGGGCGTGGAGATCGTGGACAGCTGGTTGGTGCGAAAGGGGAGAAGTGGAATCCGGAGAAACCACTTGGGATGACATTAATTCCTGGAGGTTCATTTATAATGGGAAAGTCTGATGATGATATCGCAGGCCAACGTAATGCACCACCTAAAACGGTGACAGTGCGTTCTTTCTATATGGATGAAACCGAAATTACTAATGCCGAATACCGCCAATTTGTTAATGATGTTAAAGATTCTATTGTTAGAACCGAATTAGCAATCATGGCTGAGAATATGGGCGAAGCTGAAGGTTCTGGCGGGATTGGAGATTATGCTTTTATGGATGCCGATGAAGGTGATATGACGCCTTATGAAGAATATATGCTGAATACCTACGGCCAGGGTGGTCCATCTGATACCTATGAGAACCGTCGTTTAAATAAAGATATAGACATAATTTGGGACACCGAAGATTATCCTGATGTTTATTATGCTGAAGTTATGGATATGATGTATATCCCGATGGAAGAGGTGTATAACGGCCAGCGCACCATAGATGTAGAAAAATTAAAGTTCACTTATACCTGGATGGATGTGCAGGGTGCTGCTAAGAAGCAGGGAAATAGAAGTGAATATATAAAAAGAGAAGAAATTCAGATTTATCCTGATACTACAGTTTGGATAAGAGATTTCAATTATTCCTATAACGAGCCTATGCATAATGATTACTTCTGGCATAGTGCTTTTGACGATTACCCTGTGGTAGGAGTTACCTGGAAACAGGCAAGAGCCTTTACACAATGGAGAACTTTATATCATAATTATTACCGGAGAGAAAAAGATGAGCATAACGTACCTTCTTATCGTTTACCAACCGAGGGTGAATGGGAATACGCTGCGCGTGGTGGTTTAGAAGGAGCTACTTATCCTTGGGGAGGTCCTTACGCCAAAAACGATCGCGGATGTTTTATGGCTAACTTTAAACCATTAAGAGGAGATTACGCGGCAGATCAGGCACTTTATACTGTAGAAGCTCAATCTTACGACCCTAATGATTACGGTTTGTATAATATGGCCGGAAACGTGGCAGAGTGGGTAGATTCTTCTTACGATCCCGCTTCTTATGAATATATGTCTTCAATGAACCCTACAGTAAATAATCCCGACGATATGCGAAAAGTAGTTCGGGGAGGTTCCTGGAAAGATGTAGCTTATTTCCTTCAGGTAAGTTCAAGAGATTATGAATATGCAGATTCTGCGAGAAGCTATATTGGCTTTAGAACAGTTCAGGATTACCTCGGAACAGATGTTACCCTAAATCAACCTAACAGATAA
- the porN gene encoding type IX secretion system ring subunit PorN/GldN: protein MNWRGFLLNALVLSFTIASFGQANILNAKDPEDIGKKTEAQIQSDINDKPLEYGYIEDRDVLWSKNIWEKIDLDERVNFPLYYPIDTNNIGNNRRALYDVLVTAIKNGKIENIYADSYFNEKRTLKDIEATLSKVDTTDLGIEQYNAGEEVEEQFIDRRDLSAADIAEYHIRGMWYFDKRQAELKYRLLGIAPVAPDVNFIDSGQTDLVELFWVWFPDAREVLHENKAFTGTSSAQTVTFDHLLNSRRFDAMIYKEDNVYGDREVDEYIVDNAFMELLEAQRIKEQIRNFELDMWNY from the coding sequence ATGAATTGGAGAGGATTTTTATTGAATGCTTTGGTATTGTCTTTCACAATAGCATCTTTTGGGCAGGCAAATATTTTAAATGCTAAAGACCCAGAGGATATTGGTAAGAAAACCGAAGCCCAGATTCAAAGTGACATTAATGATAAGCCACTTGAATATGGATACATTGAAGATCGTGATGTATTATGGTCTAAAAACATATGGGAAAAAATAGATCTTGATGAAAGGGTTAATTTTCCACTGTATTACCCAATAGATACTAATAATATTGGGAATAACCGTAGGGCCTTATACGATGTTTTGGTTACCGCTATTAAAAACGGTAAAATTGAAAACATTTATGCCGATTCTTATTTTAATGAAAAGAGAACGCTTAAAGATATTGAAGCAACCTTATCTAAAGTAGATACTACAGATCTTGGTATTGAGCAGTATAATGCTGGTGAAGAGGTTGAAGAACAATTTATTGATAGAAGGGATCTTAGTGCCGCTGATATAGCCGAATATCATATTCGTGGAATGTGGTATTTTGACAAACGCCAGGCTGAATTAAAATATAGATTACTCGGAATAGCTCCCGTAGCTCCCGATGTAAACTTTATTGATTCTGGCCAAACCGATCTTGTTGAATTATTCTGGGTTTGGTTTCCAGACGCCAGGGAAGTATTACACGAAAATAAAGCTTTTACAGGCACTAGCTCGGCGCAAACCGTCACCTTTGATCATTTGCTGAATTCAAGAAGATTTGATGCCATGATCTACAAGGAAGATAATGTGTACGGAGATCGTGAAGTAGATGAGTATATTGTTGATAATGCATTTATGGAGCTTTTAGAAGCTCAACGTATAAAAGAACAAATAAGAAACTTTGAGCTGGATATGTGGAATTACTAA
- the porM gene encoding type IX secretion system motor protein PorM/GldM produces MASGKQTPRQKMINLMYLVFIAMMALNMSKEVLTAFGQMNEDLEESNATTSQRNDMAMAGLAAKAEEQPAKYEELKAKAEQISTLSDNLYATVGNLKEELLADFDAEDRSNYEAMDRADKLDNLFFASGRVTPRGEEFVAAIDNYRNEVLSILGDGFPQIRREVAKDFSTEEVTNNENVTKPWLTYNYQGFPLIASLTKLTQIQTDVRNTENDILSSMLEGQLQSDVSLTNYQAIVVPDKTAFFSGENFKGKVVLGRVDPTLKFENVTINGNKVESTQAGQVMLDFPAGNVGEKEINGELQFKEGDSIVRIPINSSYAVIPKPNSAVISADKMNVLYRGVQNPMTISIPGVGSISAQAPGLSSAGGAGQYVMNVTSLQAREVAINVSGKLPGGETVSDSKTFRIKDIPRPAGTVRGEDGSVQMQRNSLEVSTIGATLPDFDFNLDLNVTGFSFKVPGQPTIQVNGSRLDDRAKAALRRAGRGESVQIFDIQAGISGNSGYKLKKVSPVVIELTN; encoded by the coding sequence ATGGCGTCTGGAAAACAAACCCCAAGACAGAAGATGATTAACCTGATGTATCTGGTTTTCATCGCGATGATGGCACTAAATATGTCTAAGGAAGTATTAACAGCCTTCGGTCAAATGAATGAAGACCTGGAGGAATCTAATGCTACTACATCGCAACGTAATGATATGGCAATGGCCGGTTTAGCCGCCAAAGCCGAAGAACAACCTGCAAAATATGAAGAATTAAAAGCTAAAGCTGAACAAATAAGTACACTTTCTGATAATCTTTATGCTACCGTTGGTAATCTTAAAGAAGAATTATTGGCCGATTTTGATGCTGAAGATAGAAGCAATTATGAAGCTATGGACCGTGCAGATAAGTTAGATAACTTATTTTTTGCGAGTGGAAGAGTAACTCCAAGAGGAGAAGAATTTGTTGCAGCTATAGACAATTATAGAAATGAAGTACTTAGTATTCTGGGAGATGGTTTTCCACAGATTAGAAGGGAAGTAGCTAAAGATTTTTCTACTGAAGAAGTAACTAATAATGAAAACGTAACCAAACCCTGGTTAACCTATAATTATCAGGGATTTCCTTTAATAGCATCTCTTACAAAGCTTACTCAAATACAAACTGATGTTAGAAATACCGAAAATGATATTTTATCATCAATGCTTGAAGGGCAGTTGCAAAGTGATGTTTCTTTAACCAATTATCAAGCGATAGTAGTGCCAGATAAAACTGCCTTTTTTAGTGGCGAAAACTTTAAAGGTAAAGTTGTGCTGGGGCGTGTAGATCCTACTTTAAAGTTTGAAAATGTTACTATAAACGGAAATAAAGTAGAAAGCACCCAGGCAGGACAGGTTATGTTAGATTTCCCTGCGGGAAATGTAGGAGAGAAAGAAATTAACGGCGAGCTTCAGTTTAAGGAAGGAGACTCTATTGTAAGAATTCCTATTAATAGTTCTTACGCGGTTATTCCAAAACCTAATTCAGCGGTAATTTCAGCTGATAAAATGAATGTACTTTATCGTGGGGTTCAAAACCCAATGACGATTTCCATTCCTGGTGTTGGTAGTATTAGCGCTCAGGCACCCGGACTTTCATCTGCTGGTGGCGCCGGACAGTACGTGATGAATGTTACTAGCTTACAAGCAAGAGAAGTAGCTATTAATGTGAGTGGTAAGCTTCCTGGTGGAGAAACCGTTTCAGACAGTAAAACGTTTAGAATTAAAGATATTCCAAGACCGGCCGGAACGGTTAGAGGTGAAGATGGATCTGTGCAAATGCAACGTAATAGTTTAGAAGTTTCTACTATTGGAGCTACACTTCCAGACTTTGATTTTAATCTTGATCTTAACGTAACAGGATTTAGTTTTAAAGTACCGGGACAACCAACTATTCAGGTTAACGGTAGTAGATTAGATGATAGAGCAAAAGCAGCTCTAAGAAGAGCAGGACGAGGAGAATCTGTTCAAATTTTTGATATTCAGGCGGGTATCTCTGGTAACTCTGGATATAAACTGAAGAAAGTTTCTCCAGTTGTTATAGAGTTGACAAATTAA